Part of the Methanobrevibacter ruminantium genome, CTTTAATCTATCCTGTATTTTAATGATGTTTTCCTGTCCATTTCCTCCAATTAAAATTGCAGTGTCATGTGAAAACTCAGCAACGAATGCAATGATTTCATCAAGGTTATTGGCTATTTCAATTCTTCCTTTGTAATTAAGGGAATTTAATCTGTATTTAGCTTGATCCAATGTGTCTTCCAATCCAGGAAATAGAATAATTGCTTCAGGATTGGCTTTTACAACTTCATTTAATATGTCAAATCTATGATTTTCATTATGTCTTGGAGTTCCTACAAAGATAGCGGAGAAATCAACTTCCTCCAATATAGGTTTAATTGCATCGGAATTGTCGGATTTACCGATATATATCTCGCAATCATTTAATTTTAACACTTCTAAACGGCCTTTTACAGGCTTGAAATTTTCCAGTCTATCTTTGATTATGCTCTCATCAATTTCAAAAGTGTTTTTATCAATATAATTTGCTATAGCTTCACTAAGACCTGCATTCAATTTGTTGAACTTTCCGAATAGGTTTAAGTCATATTTTGTTTCATTACATACAATGGTTGATTCGGCCACTTCTTCAAATTCATCCATATATTCCTGATTTTCATTGATAAATATGGTTTTACCTTTGAAAAATCCTTTAAGTGACTCTTTATATCCTTCCATTGAACCATGAACATTCATATGGTCATTGCCCATATTTGTAAGGGCAATCAAGTCAAAGTCGAAACAATAGCTGCAGAAACCAACTGTCATATCGCAGACTTCAACAAGCAAAACGTCATAATCTCCATTGTCTGCTTCTAGGATAAG contains:
- a CDS encoding Mur ligase family protein, with product MKAAVIGLGVEGKKALNSLLKHDWEVYATDLNINISLDDLPISLAGVDISPQKDKISFIKDNLSIDLGFNNQEEIDLCDAVVLSPSIWGSKISEHYRNSNKLLCDVKTKHREMFSIGVTGTNGKTTTVTMIKEILENAGKKVLVGGNAGGGFEGYYDLILEADNGDYDVLLVEVCDMTVGFCSYCFDFDLIALTNMGNDHMNVHGSMEGYKESLKGFFKGKTIFINENQEYMDEFEEVAESTIVCNETKYDLNLFGKFNKLNAGLSEAIANYIDKNTFEIDESIIKDRLENFKPVKGRLEVLKLNDCEIYIGKSDNSDAIKPILEEVDFSAIFVGTPRHNENHRFDILNEVVKANPEAIILFPGLEDTLDQAKYRLNSLNYKGRIEIANNLDEIIAFVAEFSHDTAILIGGNGQENIIKIQDRLKQICDYCNSRENKLMFE